A stretch of DNA from Odontesthes bonariensis isolate fOdoBon6 chromosome 2, fOdoBon6.hap1, whole genome shotgun sequence:
TAGTACGGCATCGCAATAATTCGCTGCGCAGGACCCTCCTGTTGACAAAAATAATGGTGCTAGCGCAGAAATACTGAGAGAACTCCAGGAAAAAAACCAAAGGCAAATCAAATGCGAGCCGAGTTACTCAATAGCATATCAGGTGCTAAGGTGGGTCTTGGCTGCAAACAATACTCTAGACTGGACAGGTTTGTTTCGTCATGGAGTTTTCCCATTGCATACATGCTTGCGTTCTCGCTGGCGCTGCGATGCTTGCGCGTGCGCTCGCAAAGGGGTTGACGTTGTAATTTATGCGCTTCCTGCAAAGAAATGAGATGTCATGAAAATAAAACCTAGCCATGCTCGCTTGCGCCGCATGCGCCCGGGAAAAGCAGCATCTCCTTGGGCAGTTGCTGAAAGAAACTAACATTAATCAATCAGAAAACGCCATGCCAAACTTGGGCGTTAGGCTCGTTTGTCTGGAAGTATTTCAGACCAGCCATTCCTCTCAAACAGTCTGAAAAATCTTCCAGGTTCGACACAAGGACTCAACCCTACTTGGAGAACAAGTGAAGGGGACGAAACCTAGATTGATACAAAGATTGGCCAGCTAAAAATCAGCTCACCTTCGACAGACCAAACCCCTTAATACCTTTTGCACATTTACCATAGTCTTCTTTTTTCACAgcactcttttttctttttttaaccatttgGTTGCTGTTATTTCAGTGCATTAGGTACCTGGAACTCTCCTGCTAGACCTCCCCTAAAGGCCCAGGGCTCTTGGTCTCCTCTAAGGAACTGTGCTGAGGACTGACTACGACATCCTGTTAGGAGCAGAGCCAAGCGGACATTGTTACCACAGGATGGGGCTCTCTGATACAGATGAAGGAAGTGGGGAGATGGTAATGAAGGGGGCAATATGTATCTAATGGCAGTATTaataaaaattgaaaattgttgttttcatcagtaaacatAAAAAGGACCTAATgtggaataaataaattatactcATAAGAAAATGGGGCTCAGGCACCTAAATCTCTTGCTTGGGGGATTCAGATGCAAATAtgaaatgatgttttttttttttttttaccagctttctcaattaaaacaaaattaaacagcTCTATTTAACACGGTGTGCTGCTCTTGTATAAGATAACTTGTGCAGTTCTGTCATCCCTGGTACTTCAGGAAGGACAATACTAAatagaaggggaaaaaaaattcatcaAAATCCATGCCGTCTATGGACCGCAACAGAAAGCTTTAGCTGCCATCACCCCACCGATCTCAGCACCCCGTGTGAAGTCACATTCTCCCCTTATCTGCCTTGTCACATGACGGGGGAGCATGAGTCGTTAAAAACCAGGGAGACGGAACGAGAGGTAGTGTGCACACTCTCTGAATTAAAGGGCCTCTCAGCTCACTAGTTAAAGCTCCAGTAAAGACAAACCGCAGACGAAACACTACAGGAAGGAAACGCCTAAAGAGCAGCATACATCTAAAGCACGCAGGGCTCTTACAGTTTGTGTAAAACAGCAGTGCTGCAAACAAAGTCAACCCTGGTTGACGAGAAGCCCTGTCATGTGACCAGGCAAATGCGGCGCGCGTGCAGGGCACCTAACCctgctttacataaaaaaaaataaataataaaaaaaaaacacaccgatATCCCAAAAAATTACTTTCAAGAGCTGACTGCACAGCATGGAGATGCACCCACATTAAGGAACCGTGAAGCTGGCTATCCGAATTTAAAACCTCAGCATGGGACAAAGACTGATCTCAGTTTGTTTAACTCCATCTGAATCATTTATTCAGACTGGATTGACTTAACATAATGATCAGAATACAGGAAGCATGAGCCCTAGTTCTTTCATAGTCCATCCACTGTGTATGTGAGCTCATAACGACCATAAACATTCCTAAGGGGGATGAATTTCACACAGCATGGTTAAAGTTCCTCTGGGTAGGTGCATCAGGCTGGTGTGAGCCATTTCTATAAGCCTACTGatagaaacaaaaacaagttaGAGAGATGCTGCTAAAGAGAAATTTGGGTGTTAATACTTGGAATACAACCCAAATCGCTGCGCAAGATGTGACTTCATCCGGAGGGCTGCTTCCTTACATCAAATTCAGCGTTTTTATATTGAAGGATTTGGTTTaagaaaatatattttacaAAGATCAATTTTAAAACATTAACAAAAGAAAGACGCCTGCACTATGCATATAGCGGACACTGTCGATCCAATAGCAGTAGAAATTTTGGATTGGACTGTGGATTCTTCCATCTGTACATAGCGGAGGGAGAAAACAGTAGAAAATAGTTAATAGTAAGTGTTCTCAGTACAATAACTAGGGAGGTTGTGACTAAGTGCCGGCTGCAAAGCTTCTACAAAGTGGAAAATGGAGGCCTGGTGAAAACAAGAACTTGTGTCTAGCAGCAGTACAAGTCAGCATTTATAAACTTTTTGATACAGTAATTGGGAGGGATATCAAAATGATAACTGGAGCATTGGCTTCCACAGTGATGCTAGAGAGTTTAAGCCTGTGGGTGAATTTTTGATGTGGTTTTCCAGTGTGGGTatgctgcctgctgtgtagtACTGTGGGCTGAGACCTCAGCATTACCATAAAGCTGGACAGAAACCTGTGAATAAAACTGGGTTACAGGGAGTAACCGACAGGCCATGCTGGTGCTTCAGAGTAATCAAAGCAAGACTCCAAAGAGATGGAGATCTTATCCCAACAATGTACGTCACTCAAACTGTATCACAGTGCACAATCTGAAAAAAATGTGACAGCACAGAGGCAGAGGAGGACAGAACGGCTATCCTGTCTCTCATATCACTCTGATACAGATTGAGCGAATGATTTGGagggttaaaaagaaaaaaatatcccTTGTCTCATTACTCAATGAGGCAACCGTTCAAAACTTCCTTAATATTTTCAAACACTTCAAGGTAAAACAATTCAGATACTTCTGATTCATAGTTTATGCACCAGAATGGCCTTCCACAGTGAGTCAGTCAACTTGCTCTCCAAGCTCGCGTGCGCGCTAGGGCATGGAGGAGGGGGGGGATGGGGGCTTCCCCCTGGTGCCCATCCCCAcagatggaaaaatggaagcaagtgtgtctgtgaggTAATGTTAACTGGATACACAGCAAGCAGCAGTAACCCTGCTGGGGTATTTTCCACAGAGGCCCAGTTTAGACATATCAATATGGAGCAGCTTGTTATAGGATAAATAGGCAGAATACTAGCAGTGCAAGCGGCATTCAGtctgataaaaaaagaaaaccatctTCATGTGCGAAACAAGAGCAATTCAGAGAATCTGAACTATTGAGAAGTGAGGCATTTGGCTTAACCTGTGCTAAGCTCATGTATAATGACCTGCCATCTCTTAAACTTGGTGGAATTAGCTGCAAATTCTCACCATGTATACGGGTGAAACCCATAATCTCTAGAaactgtactgctgcaagtcTTTAATTAGAAAAATTATGATCTGTCAAGCAGActgaaaaatgtataaaatattttttctctATAAACTACTCAGCTCTGAACTATAGCAAAATCCATGAGGCCAGATAATTACTCCTCTAATTCTTTGTTCAatataatcatttaaattattataaCAGTTTAGTTATTCGTATGAAAATGTATCCCTGAGAATAACAAAAGTTGGGTTTACCAGACTTGATGCTAAGCTAGTCCTCTCTAAGTATAAGGGCCCCGTGGTTCCTTTCATACATACCTAGCCActgaacaaaagacttgacCATAGAAATGATGCTCTTGATGTCCCAAATGTAAGGGTAAAGGTCATAAAGGATGGTGCGGTTGGCTGTGTTAGACAGCCGTGTGAACATCTGGATGACTGAGCAGCACATCTCCTCAAACTTCTCTGCTCGCAGCTGCCACTCTGCAACCTGAATGCAACACAGGGAAGAGAAGCATTCTTAGAAAAGGAAATATTCTGATTTGTCCAGGTAGAAAaagctttggttttgtttaattCAAATGTCTGTGTAAACCATGACAGTGCAGCTGATGACATCAATCCCTGGTTTACACCTGTGCTTTTCCACTATGACATGTCAAAATGTTATTTAAGAGAAAAGCAGATGGCTTCATAAGGGAAGCTGTTGTTTAATGGCTCAACAATCACTGTGCAAACAAGCTCCACTTACAATCACAACCACACCACCCAATGGCCAGTAATGGTAGTGCACATCCACCATTTTGCTTTCAGCTCCGTCACCGACTGGTTCATTTAACATTGTACTAGTTTTCAAACATAAGCCTCACCTAGCACTTTCAAACATTAGCTCACCTTTTCACTTTCCTTCCTTTTGCAATTGACACTGACGACACTGCTGTTGGCTCTTAGCCAGTTGAACTCCTTTAACATTTGCACAGCCTTGGGTCCATGTTCATAAGGCAGATAGAAGAGCTCTGCCAGCAGGCACAGGTCTTCCAGTGAAAGGGGCTCTGCTGTGAACAGCAGCTTCTCATCAGGCCCAGGGACAAACACATCCTGAAGATACACATTGGCAAAAAAAGTGACCATAAAGCTCATTTTAAAGAGATTTTGTCTCAAAACTGCAAATGTAAAGGTAAAGAAGAAACTCACATATGTCAGCAATACCTGTTTGAGCTGGTCATCCGTCTGCATGGGGGCAATATCACTTCCAGGGTCCTCTTGGATTGACTCCTCAGGAGACTTGGACTCTGCCAGACTCTCCTTGTCAGTATCCATAGGCCTTAGGTCCTCTGACATTTTGTCAGCCAAGATGGGACCAACATGCTTCTCCTCTGGATCAGCTTCTGTTTCTGGCTCAGGCTCATCCTGCTTCTCAACCACCATCTCCATGGGCTCCTCATCTGAATCCTTCTTTTCAACATCCACCTGAACAAGAAAgtgattaaaaatgtattctttGGATTAGTTGACAAAGATCTGCATAATTTTAaaccaaataaaagaaaaacaaatttggTCAAGAACTTTTTCAGTGATGGAGGGGGCGCAGTTGATGGGAGTGCACAAATACAGGCATTGAAGTAATAATCAGTTACTTAAGTTAATCCATTAAATCCCAAATGAAGGCATGCTATTTTCTTTTGGGTCATTAAAGGGCTACAACTATGGCAACAATAAACCTCACCTCCTCTTCCCTCTGAGGTGATTTTGCCAAAGGGAGTGGAAGAGGATCCAGGCAGAGAGCGGGCATTGCTGGTGACATGATGGGCTGCTGGAACACGGTTGTGACTGATGTTGAGGAGCaaagagagggagcagccatagAGGATACGTCGATGACTGTGCTTTTGGCACCACTTTGAGGTACCTGTCGACCTGAAGAAGTAGAGCGTCACTGCACTGTGCTCTGAATGTCGACAACGTTTTTCCACTGACATTTCTAGAAAACATATCCCTATACGAATATAATGCTGAGATTTCTCTTACTGTTGTACTGGTGAGGCACACCAAATTCTCCGAGCCATTCTGCAAGAGCCAGTTTTAGAGCAAGCTGCGGGCTGTAGAGCATGTCTGTCTCCAACTCTTCGTCACTGCCTTCATTCTCCAACTTGATTTGGATGGACACGGTGCTGTCCTCGCCATCAGCTGAAAGGAGGCAAGATaattaaacaaatacagaaaggCCCACTGATAAATGACTTCGCGTATACTACTCCAACAAGAGTGTAACCTCATACGGATACATAAATTATACAAAGATCAACACATGACCGATTTGGATCATACTTACTCATGACCACATCTTTGCGAACCCCATTCATGTTTGACTTGTACCACGTGGCCAACGTGTGGATTGCGACAAAGTTCGATTCAAACTCGCAGTTTGGATTGGTGAGAACCCCCTTCAGTCTGGGGATGAGCTCTGTGGAGCGACCCTTGTAAGGACCAAGGAAGAGCCTCTTCTGGTCATAATCATTGGCATGAATATTGTCCCAGATCACAGGAGCTCTTCCTATGATTTTTGACACCTCTTCAATAGACTCAACTGAGATGTCTTTGGACACCACTTTTGGGCCTACAGAAACACAGAATATCCTATTTAACAGTTTGATTGAGGATTTTGACATGTATGGGTGTATGCTTAATGGTGTCAACCATCTGACTGGAAACCTTTAGACTTGCCTGTCCACAGCACTTCAATGCCAGGCAGTAGTTTTTCTCCTACTGTGTGGAGGTAGGGGGACTGAGAGACATTTGGGTAGCAGAATGTTCCACAGTACTCTGAAATTCAAGGAAAGGGGGGAATGAATAAACCAGCAGATAAGACAAAtgtgtgaaatgtgaagaaaaaaaaatctgacaaatTCAGACAAAGAAGGTACCTGTAGGACAGAAGAGGAAGGTTTCAGGCTCTCCCAGGTACTGGTAGATTTCATTGGTAATAGAAACCTGAGCATGTGCAAAAGAACTGAATACTTCCTTGTCGGCAGGGCACATATTGTGGTCAATATCGTCGAAAAGCAAGGCAAATGACTTGCAGCCGAAATGAGTAACCTGAAAGGGGAAGATAGGAGTCAAATACCAAATGGATCAAAAAGAGCTAAATAACAACTTGGAATTGTACGTCAAAGGTTAAAAACACCATTACACAAAATGCTGCTATACCTGATCAAGTTTCCTCTTTAGTGCCGACACCTCTTTCTGATTGGAGAAGGTGATGTCTAATCCAGGGGAAATGGCATAGATGAACTCTATTCCATGCTCCTTGGCAGCACTGATTAAAGTCATGAGTTGCTCTACAAGatagaagaaaataaaacatccaTTGGTGTTGTGCTTTCATGAAAATCTATCAGATATTCAAGCTCTAGGCTATTTGGTGACTAGTTATTTTCCCCTGCCCCAGGACAGCTTATCCCAAAATTTATTCAGAGTAGTCACCTGCTTCTTCCACCGAATACAGTTCTCTCCAGAACATTCTGTGTTTGTAGTCATCTTTGGGCGCATAAAGATATGTGCTCAGTCCCCATTTCTGCTGCCTGTGTGTACAATCTCAGTATCACAATCCAAACCATTCTCCAATAGGCTTATCAACAAAGAACTAAAAACTATGCAAATTACCTTCTGAATAACTCTTTCCTCTGTTCCATTGTCCATGGGCGTCCATAAAAGCCTACAAGAGAAAACGACACATTTAGTTTCCATGCAGGCTGCAGTGCTGCATCTGCCTTACGTATAGACCAGCTTGGATGTGTACTAAATGTGTATTAGAGACGTTTTTCCCCCTCAGTCAAACAGCACAGCACAGTATACACTTCATAACGGAACACATACGAAAGCATATTCCAATTCATATGATTATTTTGAAGGGAATTCAAATGCAATATAGCCATGAGACGGATTTTACtacaaatacagaaataacaaccccccctcccccttccaACACACACAGGACTGAGGTGCTGCCGCATTTCGACGCCCTGCAGGTGCCTGTTCACGGGAGCAACAATGTCATACATTATACGAATATATTAATTCGAAATTACCTTCCACAACCCCACTAATGAATTTCCGGTGTCCCGTCGATTCGACACAGATGCCGGAGTCCTCCACTGGGGCCGGGGCCTCCACACTAGCCTCTCCAGAGACTGGGCTGGGGCTCTGCTCAACGTCTAATGGCGGAGTCTCCAACGCCTTGTCCTTTTGAAccattattttctattttcctaACTACagtcacaaaaaaacaactctggAGTGCACGGGAATGTTATTAAATGCAGGTTTAACTGGGAAATCTATCCAGCGAAACCGGGGTGGGTGGGTAGGGGGAGGTCGCGTCACTCTCCGTCTAACGTTGACTAGCGTACGGTTTTAGCGAATCCGTATTTTTTCGAAAATTCAGTCAATAGTCTAATACACATCAACAAAATTGATATAAGGTGGTAAGCaacagcatatatatatatatatatttggttAATACGTGAAGAAAAGCAATACGCTCGCCTGTTTTTGTCCGACCATTCCCTTCTCTTTATGGTAAATTTAACCTACTTTTCGATGGTTCTTCCTGTTTACACGGAGTGCGCATGCTCATGCGACCGGATCAAACCAGTCAGAACTGGATGAACGcgacaaaacaccacaaagattTCACCGGCCACAAAGATAGTCAACATTTCCATCCCATAACTCTCGAAATAATAGGAAATAACGATGTTAAACGATCTTATTCTGGTTTTATTTGGCTTCCACTGACGGATGAACTTTATACGTTGTAACTTTATACAATGACCGTCATTTCTGCGCATTAAACCCCATCCATAGCACAATAATATGTTGACATTTGCGAATTGTGACTCGGGAGTAGTTAAACTGAGAATCACGTGCCCACCAATAACtttgcaaagttgaataaaagaGTAGGGTTTCTAATATTGGTTGCAGAACTTCAAACCTGGTAATAATGGTCAAGATTTCTCACTCAATTCGGCGACTGTGTTCATTATCTCAACAGCTGTCTAATATCTTGAGATTCCAGTCCATATTAGGAATGCAGCTGAGTTTTAACACACAACTTTCAAACAGACGGGTGGTGCTGCTCATCTGTTTAGTCTTTAACCTGTGTCAGCAAAATGCTTTGTTAAATAAGtattttatacatatattcataATTTGGGCACTTCACGCTATACAACTATATCAATAAGAGCCTGTCCATGTTGTGTGCGTGTAAGGGTGTAAGGGGCGTTTTTCCCAGCGgacattttaagctttttggCCTCAGAAAGTTGAGACTGCCAGCCACTAGACGATGGAATTTACGGcaatatatttcatttgagcGAGTTGCTCCATGGACTTCTCTTTTATGTATGGCGGCCCATTATGACATTTACTGAACCCCTAGCATTGAAATTACCTCGCTTGTTCTGACAAGTTAAAAAGTTGAGACACGATGCAGATCTGTATCAGGATCCCAAAACCGATCGCTTCCACGACTCATGATTCATACCTTTGCATTATGTTTTATGTGTTAGAatcttacatttaaaaaaaaaacaaccaataaatgaacaaataccCATCATGCAATGTAAAATATCAAAAATAAAACAGTCAATTACTGAACAGACACCAGAACTTCAGTCACttaaaacaacagaagaaaaagagCCAAGTTATATGATAAACAGAACGCTTCTGTTTCACTTTATTTATCTTTGTAGTACATTCAAAATGTATTATCTAATTATCCTCTCCCAATAATTAGGGAGTTCCATTCCATTCATTTTTACCCTTTTAAACCCATTCCCTCCACACAATTTATATTCAACTGTACGTTtaaataaactttaaaaaaaaaaaaaaaaaaaacttctccatttattcaatttttttttttcaacttttaccagTTTCATTATAAATTTTCACTTCAATAGAAGGTGTTAGCTtgtggaaacaaacaaacaaaagaaagtaAGAATGCAACAACTAAAATGTAAAGACAGTGTTGCAGGTGCGAAGCCACCCGTGTCGGCTCTGAGGTAAGTGtcagctgcttcctgctgcaGGCCTCCTGTTACCTCTTCAGGCCCTGTTGAGCCTGCTTCAGTAAAGTGTCGAAGTCTAGCGCATGAAACTTGCCTTTGGTGGGCAACGGTTCATAGTCTCTATTCGAATctgtaatgagaaaaaaaaaaaaattggattaccggtatgtgaaaaaaaaaattgaattatgTGAATTCAAATAAAGGCAATAGTGCATACGGCATTTGGTTTGAACAATGCAATGCAAAGATTGATGTTACACTCAAAATCTTAACCTACCCTGGAATGTACAAatgctgaaataaaaaataaaataaaaaagagaccGGACTACCGTTTTGTCTCCTTTTTGCACTGGGATCATGCAGTTGTACTTAACAAGTAAAGCTGTTCTCATTGTTATTTTAGCATGTGATGGGACACACTGCATCTGGATGAACAGCAGcaaacattttcaacattctgcAAACTACATCATTCACACTTGAATATATTAATATCACTGTGGGTTAGAGCTACTGGAGCCTTTGTTGCGTTTTGTAATTTAAAGCCAAGCCTACCCAAGTCAGAATAGCTGGCCTGGCAGAACTGTCTCCTTCCGCCAAAACAGAGATCAAATGGCAGCTCGTCAGGTTGGCGCAGCTTGCTTCCGTTCTCGATGGCTGTGAAAGCATCCTTGGTGTCGTAATAAGTCACAAACCCATAGTTATCCCTGTGGAAAGTAGCCAAACGTCAGcaattcatttcagtttttacAAGAGATCAAGAGAAGGCAGCAACAGGTTCTGTCCATAGTTTTATGATGTACCTTGTTTTTAAAAGAGCGACCTGGGGGTGTAGCCAGGAGGCCCCAGTTATGAACAAGCTTGATTTCGCTATAGCACTGTAGCTTGGCCTTAGAGGTCACAGGAAAGACCAACAAGGTTCAAAGACAGTGCAATTGCCTTCTATCACGTCAAATAAAAAGAATATGTCAATGCGATACCAGCCGAGGATGTACCTACCCATGGTCTCTAAAGTGCAGGGTACATTCCTCAATTTCGCCAAATAAAGAGAAACGCTCCCGAAGTTCTCTTTGGGTCATCGTTCCCCGAATTCGGCCAACGTAAACAATCCGACGCTCCTCCTGATGGACAAAGTTGTCAGATTAGTCAAATGCTATCAATGCAGTTAGAGCACTGTACtctcataaaaaataaagtgaacTTACAATGGCTTTCTCCTTGCGCCATTTCGCCTCTTCCACATTCATCTTTGCACTGGGACTATAGCTGTGTGTGTATGAGGGGCTGGAAGAGAAGATTAAGCTTTTTGTCATTAGTCATTTCAAAGTAATAGTAACAACTAAATTGAAATGAGTTCTATGTAACGACTATTGACCAGATAAGCAGGTTTCATGTACCCTACCTGCATAATCGTCTGCTCCTACTCCACTGTGCTCGTCTTTGTGGGGACAAAGACCGTGATCTGGAGCGACTCCAGGAGCCAGAACGAGAGGAAGAGTAAGAGTACCTCCTCCTCCTGGGAGGTGAGCAGGAGACAGAGTGGGAGGACCGAGAGGAAGAGCGGGATGAAGACCTGGAACTGCTACCGGAGTTGCGGGGTCGAAACCTACAGACAAAAGGAAGAAATGagtgaaagaagaaagaaaaatcacaaCATCTTTAAAAGAGTGTTGTACAACTGAATGTACTGGACATTCCGACACAGGGACATACCTCTTCTTTGCTGGGGATTGTGATCTAGAGCGGGATCTAGAGTATGATTCTGAGCAGCTGGACGTAGGGCTGGGAGAACGGTGGGATCTTCTTTTCCTAGACCGGCCACCAGTCCTTTCTTCAGGACTACATCTAGGGCTGGGTGTGCGAGAAGCAGCGTGTCGACGGTAGGACCTTTCTAATGGCACTCTCCTGGGGCTCCTGACTTTCAAAGCACATTCACTTTCCTGCCTAGCAGGAGAAGCATCCGGAGTCTCCAGAACTGAGCTTCCAATTGGCCCATCACTTCTCTTCTCGAGACGCTCCGTCTGTGGAAAATCTTGTGTTCTGGTT
This window harbors:
- the oga gene encoding protein O-GlcNAcase isoform X2 — its product is MVQKDKALETPPLDVEQSPSPVSGEASVEAPAPVEDSGICVESTGHRKFISGVVEGFYGRPWTMEQRKELFRRQQKWGLSTYLYAPKDDYKHRMFWRELYSVEEAEQLMTLISAAKEHGIEFIYAISPGLDITFSNQKEVSALKRKLDQVTHFGCKSFALLFDDIDHNMCPADKEVFSSFAHAQVSITNEIYQYLGEPETFLFCPTEYCGTFCYPNVSQSPYLHTVGEKLLPGIEVLWTGPKVVSKDISVESIEEVSKIIGRAPVIWDNIHANDYDQKRLFLGPYKGRSTELIPRLKGVLTNPNCEFESNFVAIHTLATWYKSNMNGVRKDVVMTDGEDSTVSIQIKLENEGSDEELETDMLYSPQLALKLALAEWLGEFGVPHQYNSRQVPQSGAKSTVIDVSSMAAPSLCSSTSVTTVFQQPIMSPAMPALCLDPLPLPLAKSPQREEEVDVEKKDSDEEPMEMVVEKQDEPEPETEADPEEKHVGPILADKMSEDLRPMDTDKESLAESKSPEESIQEDPGSDIAPMQTDDQLKQDVFVPGPDEKLLFTAEPLSLEDLCLLAELFYLPYEHGPKAVQMLKEFNWLRANSSVVSVNCKRKESEKVAEWQLRAEKFEEMCCSVIQMFTRLSNTANRTILYDLYPYIWDIKSIISMVKSFVQWLGCRSQSSAQFLRGDQEPWAFRGGLAGEFQRLLPIDGANDLFYQPPPSLPTSKIYTIRPYFPKDESAVYKICKEMYSEGMEDEPLPEEDPDLIGDRLVGGLLTLSSDYGFVLEDNEGICGYALGTVDVKPFIKNSKLNWLPFMQEKYHKPDGEKDLTEAEKIMLSFHEEEEGLPESFLSNFPSLIKVDIHANVTDPSVAKSMMGCLLSSLKANGSRGAFCKVRQTDKRMLDFYSKLGCFEVAKMEGFPKDVIIMGRSL
- the oga gene encoding protein O-GlcNAcase isoform X1, whose protein sequence is MVQKDKALETPPLDVEQSPSPVSGEASVEAPAPVEDSGICVESTGHRKFISGVVEGFYGRPWTMEQRKELFRRQQKWGLSTYLYAPKDDYKHRMFWRELYSVEEAEQLMTLISAAKEHGIEFIYAISPGLDITFSNQKEVSALKRKLDQVTHFGCKSFALLFDDIDHNMCPADKEVFSSFAHAQVSITNEIYQYLGEPETFLFCPTEYCGTFCYPNVSQSPYLHTVGEKLLPGIEVLWTGPKVVSKDISVESIEEVSKIIGRAPVIWDNIHANDYDQKRLFLGPYKGRSTELIPRLKGVLTNPNCEFESNFVAIHTLATWYKSNMNGVRKDVVMTDGEDSTVSIQIKLENEGSDEELETDMLYSPQLALKLALAEWLGEFGVPHQYNSRQVPQSGAKSTVIDVSSMAAPSLCSSTSVTTVFQQPIMSPAMPALCLDPLPLPLAKSPQREEEVDVEKKDSDEEPMEMVVEKQDEPEPETEADPEEKHVGPILADKMSEDLRPMDTDKESLAESKSPEESIQEDPGSDIAPMQTDDQLKQVLLTYDVFVPGPDEKLLFTAEPLSLEDLCLLAELFYLPYEHGPKAVQMLKEFNWLRANSSVVSVNCKRKESEKVAEWQLRAEKFEEMCCSVIQMFTRLSNTANRTILYDLYPYIWDIKSIISMVKSFVQWLGCRSQSSAQFLRGDQEPWAFRGGLAGEFQRLLPIDGANDLFYQPPPSLPTSKIYTIRPYFPKDESAVYKICKEMYSEGMEDEPLPEEDPDLIGDRLVGGLLTLSSDYGFVLEDNEGICGYALGTVDVKPFIKNSKLNWLPFMQEKYHKPDGEKDLTEAEKIMLSFHEEEEGLPESFLSNFPSLIKVDIHANVTDPSVAKSMMGCLLSSLKANGSRGAFCKVRQTDKRMLDFYSKLGCFEVAKMEGFPKDVIIMGRSL